The Rhizobium sp. BT03 genome has a window encoding:
- a CDS encoding polysaccharide deacetylase family protein, producing the protein MNRILLASAFLLAGLSTLCAAETPPLPAVAAPVMKSPAVKLVEPHLHIARSNMPGHARIALTFDACMGQADERILSTLVRERIPATIFVTARWLKHNPAALAVFLQNPDLFELENHGENHIPAVDTPTLIYGIASAGSPQAVKQEVEGGAAAMTAAGIPAPHWFRGSTAKYDLSAIGEIRAMGYRIAGYSVNGDGGSLLGAVITEKRIASAKDGDVVISHINQPTHAAGEGVAKALVDLKAKGTEFVRLEDVEDMGDDRTTE; encoded by the coding sequence ATGAACCGCATCTTGCTTGCTTCGGCGTTTCTTCTGGCGGGCCTGTCCACGCTATGCGCGGCCGAAACGCCGCCGCTGCCGGCCGTCGCCGCTCCGGTCATGAAGAGCCCGGCGGTGAAGCTCGTCGAGCCGCATCTGCATATCGCCCGCTCCAACATGCCAGGCCATGCCCGCATTGCGCTCACCTTCGATGCCTGCATGGGCCAGGCGGACGAGCGCATCCTGTCGACCCTGGTGCGCGAACGCATCCCGGCGACGATCTTCGTCACCGCCCGCTGGCTGAAGCATAACCCCGCCGCCCTTGCCGTCTTCCTGCAGAACCCCGATCTGTTCGAACTGGAAAATCACGGGGAGAACCATATCCCGGCCGTCGACACGCCGACGCTGATCTATGGTATCGCCTCGGCTGGCTCGCCGCAGGCGGTGAAGCAGGAAGTCGAAGGTGGTGCCGCGGCAATGACCGCGGCCGGCATTCCGGCACCCCACTGGTTCCGCGGCTCGACCGCCAAATACGATCTTTCCGCCATCGGCGAGATCCGCGCCATGGGCTATCGCATTGCCGGTTATTCGGTGAACGGCGACGGCGGCTCGCTGCTCGGCGCCGTGATCACCGAAAAGCGCATCGCCTCGGCCAAGGACGGCGATGTCGTCATCTCCCACATCAACCAGCCGACCCATGCGGCGGGCGAGGGGGTGGCCAAGGCGCTGGTCGATTTGAAAGCGAAGGGCACGGAATTCGTTCGTCTGGAGGACGTCGAGGATATGGGCGACGATCGGACGACGGAGTAA
- a CDS encoding DUF930 domain-containing protein, producing MPKRLLLFVSLIGLAAPAFAVDPAIKKQLEKLDPSTRLEQSCDTEAMSRINQDSTGFKPDKVIAYTFKDPIPGDNSLQAPGAVFRSKGDWYHLSYNCITGPQHINVRELNYQIGDKVPREKWDKYYLYD from the coding sequence ATGCCGAAACGTCTGCTCCTGTTCGTATCCCTCATCGGCCTTGCCGCCCCCGCCTTTGCCGTCGATCCGGCCATCAAGAAGCAGCTGGAAAAACTCGATCCCTCGACCCGTCTGGAGCAGAGCTGCGACACCGAGGCGATGAGCCGCATTAACCAGGACAGCACCGGCTTCAAGCCGGACAAGGTAATCGCCTATACCTTCAAGGACCCGATCCCCGGCGACAATTCGCTGCAGGCGCCGGGCGCGGTCTTCCGCAGCAAGGGCGACTGGTACCATCTCTCCTACAATTGCATCACCGGCCCGCAGCATATCAACGTGCGCGAGCTCAATTACCAGATCGGCGACAAGGTGCCGCGCGAGAAGTGGGACAAATATTATCTCTACGATTGA
- a CDS encoding S9 family peptidase yields the protein MSVFKSLPTPPAAPKKPVSDTRHGITRTDDYAWLRADNWQAMFKDPSILDPEIRRHLEAENAYMNAAMEDTKPLQKVLFSEMRGRIKEDDSSVPMKDGAYAYGTFYVTGGEQPRYFRIARDGDVADETIRTVLLDGDKEASGKAYFRLAGLDHTSDHSRGIWGYDDKGSEFFTLKVRDLSSGQDLDDVIENTGGGGVWAPDGKSFFYSALDENHRPSKVFHHILGQPQSADRLVYEEADAGFFMGVGGSLLDDVIYIDIHDHETSEYRLLSTKDLTAEPKLVAAREEGIEYSLTEGGNIFYILTNDGGAKDFKIMEAPVDNPGKENWREVVAHKPGTLIISHMAYARHLLWLERKDGLPQIMIRDRASGEEHAIAFAEEAYSLGLSGAAEYDTDVIRFSYSSMTTPSQLYDYNMVTRERTLLKTQEVPSGHNPDDYVTRRVFAPAWDGEKVPVTLLYRKDTPLDGTAPCLLYGYGAYGITIPAGFNTNCLSLADRGFVYAIAHIRGGKDKGFAWYEDGKMEKKTNTFKDFVAAADYLNQQKFTSYAKIIAEGGSAGGMLMGAVANMAPEKFSGIIAAVPFVDVLNTMLDDTLPLTPPEWPEWGNPIDSREEYEQIAAYSPYDNVGAKSYPPILALGGLTDPRVTYWEPAKWVAKLREETTGEAPILLKTNMDAGHGGASGRFQRLEEIAFEYAFAIKVAGKM from the coding sequence TTGTCCGTTTTCAAGAGCCTGCCGACACCGCCCGCCGCCCCGAAGAAGCCCGTCTCCGATACGCGCCACGGCATTACCCGCACGGACGATTATGCCTGGCTGCGCGCCGACAACTGGCAGGCGATGTTCAAGGATCCCTCGATCCTCGATCCCGAGATCCGCCGGCATCTCGAAGCCGAAAACGCCTATATGAACGCGGCGATGGAAGACACCAAGCCGCTGCAGAAGGTGCTGTTTTCCGAAATGCGCGGCCGCATCAAGGAAGACGACAGCTCGGTGCCGATGAAGGACGGCGCCTATGCCTACGGCACCTTTTACGTCACCGGCGGCGAACAGCCGCGCTATTTCCGCATCGCCCGCGACGGCGACGTCGCCGACGAGACGATTCGCACGGTGCTGCTCGACGGCGACAAGGAAGCATCGGGCAAGGCCTATTTCCGTCTCGCCGGCCTCGACCATACGAGCGACCACAGCCGCGGCATCTGGGGCTATGACGACAAGGGCTCGGAGTTCTTCACGCTGAAGGTGCGAGACCTCTCGAGCGGGCAGGATCTCGACGACGTGATCGAGAATACCGGCGGCGGCGGCGTCTGGGCGCCCGACGGCAAGAGCTTCTTCTATTCGGCGCTCGACGAGAACCACCGGCCTTCGAAGGTGTTCCACCATATCCTCGGCCAGCCGCAATCGGCAGACCGGCTGGTCTATGAGGAAGCCGATGCCGGTTTCTTCATGGGCGTCGGCGGCTCGCTGCTCGACGATGTCATCTATATCGACATTCACGACCATGAAACCAGCGAATATCGGCTGCTGTCGACCAAGGACCTCACCGCCGAGCCGAAGCTGGTGGCGGCGCGCGAGGAAGGCATCGAATATTCGCTGACCGAGGGCGGCAACATCTTCTACATTCTCACCAATGACGGCGGCGCCAAGGATTTCAAGATCATGGAAGCGCCGGTGGACAATCCGGGCAAGGAAAACTGGCGCGAAGTCGTTGCCCATAAGCCCGGCACATTGATCATCAGCCACATGGCCTATGCCCGCCATCTCCTGTGGCTGGAGCGCAAGGACGGGTTGCCGCAGATCATGATCCGCGATCGGGCGAGCGGCGAGGAACATGCGATCGCCTTCGCCGAGGAAGCCTATTCGCTGGGGCTTTCGGGTGCCGCCGAATACGACACGGATGTCATCCGCTTCTCCTACTCCTCGATGACGACACCGTCGCAGCTCTACGACTACAACATGGTGACGCGCGAGCGCACGCTCTTGAAGACGCAGGAGGTGCCGTCGGGCCATAATCCCGACGACTATGTCACCCGCCGCGTCTTCGCCCCGGCATGGGACGGCGAAAAGGTGCCGGTCACCCTGCTCTATCGCAAGGACACGCCGCTCGACGGCACCGCCCCCTGTCTGCTCTACGGCTACGGCGCCTACGGCATCACCATTCCGGCCGGCTTCAACACCAATTGCCTGTCGCTCGCCGACCGCGGCTTCGTCTATGCCATCGCCCATATCCGCGGCGGCAAGGACAAGGGCTTTGCCTGGTACGAAGACGGCAAGATGGAGAAGAAGACGAATACGTTCAAGGACTTCGTCGCCGCGGCCGACTATCTGAATCAACAGAAGTTCACCTCCTACGCGAAGATCATCGCCGAGGGCGGCTCGGCCGGCGGCATGCTGATGGGCGCGGTCGCCAATATGGCGCCGGAGAAATTTTCCGGCATCATCGCCGCCGTTCCCTTCGTCGACGTGCTCAACACCATGCTCGACGACACGCTGCCGCTCACCCCGCCGGAATGGCCGGAATGGGGCAACCCGATCGACAGCCGCGAAGAATACGAGCAGATCGCCGCCTATTCGCCCTACGACAATGTCGGCGCCAAATCCTACCCGCCGATCCTGGCGCTCGGCGGCCTGACCGACCCGCGCGTCACCTATTGGGAGCCAGCCAAGTGGGTGGCAAAGCTGCGTGAGGAGACGACCGGTGAAGCGCCGATCCTGCTCAAGACGAATATGGACGCCGGCCACGGCGGCGCATCGGGCCGCTTCCAGCGGCTGGAAGAGATTGCCTTCGAGTATGCGTTTGCGATCAAGGTGGCTGGGAAGATGTGA